The genomic stretch GAGGATGGCTAGCAGTGTGTTAAACTGTACtaactagttaacgttagctagctaagaatGCTGACGTAGTAGGCAAACGATGCTACAATAACACTATAGTCAAATCGACAAAAGTATTCAACATGTTAGTAGTAGCTACTTACCAGACTTGGAGGTGCCAGtgatattgtaaaaaaaaaaaaaaaaagcaaggaGGCTGTCACGCACATTATTTTAGTAAGCCAATGAGGAGTGATGCCGTGCACATGTCATGTCTGCAACTGGGGACCTCTTAGTTAAAGTGAACGTAAGTTATTTGCGTAGAGCTTGCTGCTTCTTTGATGAGGTGTAACAGCGGTTAGCATCCAATGTTGCATTACAGCCACATACTACACTGGAGTAAAACtaactcccttatactttgcttgaatttttctttattttatatatatattttttaaactaccctctaacactacactcacaaaaaaaaaacactacccTACTCcacaatttaaatatatttagtcctacctcaggccaacaacctgaaaggatgagacaccaccacttaacacaccctgtaaatCTTCTAATGTCATGTCTCCCACACCCAactacctctctgcagctgccaccacaacctcaattttctgTGACTTACGTTCCtccagtacagttgataaccattgctataaatgctaaaaatccaatTTTACTCTAACATATCACTTTTTGGCccatccctctgtactggtacatatctacctcacacccctcctctcagaatccctcccccttgacccatcttcctctactttcttcactgtctcagcatatgacaacttttGCACTAGTCTAACCATGAAAACATCAACCTGCCTCTCACACGGgccatttctgatccccagccccatgagtacccctacaattaacacataccactactttccccaacgctACAATTCATAAACCTTTATAATTTCAATACTAGGATTCTAAGTGCTTGTTTCTTGGGCTTCAGGAATGACTGAAAAAGTTCCGCAGGAAAAAAGTAACTGATTGAAAGTATATTGGTGAACAAAAGCCATGGTCAAGGCTATGTCCACACCAGTGCAATGAGTGGAGCTTATTCCGGTGGTCTGATATACACTTTTGAACGAGAGGCGTATTCTTATATTTCCCATTttgcagacgcttttatccaacgtgaattacagtcatgcatgcatacatactacatatgggtggtcccgcGAATCGAACTCACTACCCTGACATTACAAGCACCATGTTCTAACAACTGAGCTACAAACagcagacaacaacaaaaagcggTTTGCAGTTTCATTCCTACCACTGAACCAGTGTTTGAGTTCTGTGGTAGCAAATATCAAGTCCCTTATCTCTGGTATATCTTGGCATGTGTCAATCAAGACTAAGTTTAAATTGTGTGCAGTGGAATGGACATATAATGCACAATGTCTCAGGAAAGACTGTCTGGGTTGGCAATACTCACTATAGAAAACAGTCGGGCCCGCACCCTGGACCTACAGGCCGTGGTGACTTCAGGAGTCTCAAATTGCATTAAATttgatttcatttatttttaatattgCAGCCTATTTGTGTAGGCTATTAGCCACATTATTCCAAATGTGAAACAGTGAGGAAGTATTCTACATGTACATAAAGGCTTCACCGCATGAAGCCTCGATAAAAACTTGCCTGATCCGAACCGTTtcaaaacatactgtacatacaatgGGTTTCCAAAATTCAAGGTTACCAAAATCCTCGCTTGCATTTTGTAGTGTCTCTTGGCATTATGGTtagtgctatccgggatccttgtGACCACCCTACCCTAAACAGGGCGGTGGAGGTCATGAAATTTTGTCTGGTTATGGTCATGAAAAAGACTGCTGGTCCCACAGAAATTGACCGATAATgaacataaacacgtttagcatctccaggcctccacacatacaagctgctgatgCACACCTTTGAAACATCCACATAAAAAAAGTATAATAAGTCAATTTAACATAGTGCCTTTAGGAAGTATtaacaccccttgaccttttccacattttgttgtgttactgcctgaattgagaatggattaaattgaagaaaaaatattactgtcctacacacacacaaacaataccccataatattttcacattttttacaaattaataaaaaatgaaaagcagaAATGTCTTGCAAACCTAAATCAATTCAGGAGTAGAAATTTGATCATATACAGTTCATATTCGCTAGATTGAGTAATTTGGCAACAATTGTGAATGATACCATCCTTAAAAATGTccaagaaataaaaaatatatgggctgcatgatgcaactacAGGCTACTGATGAGAAAGTCGCAAAAAAAAGCTTGCGCTCTGTTCCTTGCCTTAGgctgcacagctgttctctcatcaagtgatcatattttcaccaaTCATACTTTTCTCAATTTAATCTTTAATGTGCAAAACTAGTTTTGATTTAAGAAGGGCCAGTTATCAAATGGGCAagaacaggggcaggggaaagAAGACATCATCCGTATGTACTCCAATAGTGAATGGAGGCCACTTTCCCAccgatatatatattttctccaaTGATGGGTAGGCTACTTCAGTTTTCTAGCAGAGCATGTGCTTAATATGAGCAGCTAAGAAATACATATAGTAGCAGCAGGGATCCTCTTTTTAGTGGCAACCACAAAAACTTTGCTTTCACACGGGGTTGCATATAGAAATGTCTGGGCTTATAAGAACACTTACTCCACTCCACGCATCAATCAGTTTGAGGAGCATGCACTCGCAGTGtgacaggtgatattccgcccaaactgtatgccatgggctctccaaccctgttcctgcagcaaCCCAttgcttaatttgggaaaccaagtaaAATCTGTTGGGGAACATCGATactaacatgttttcacaacaaaacatttaattcaaccgttgacagcccctctctctgcatggccgagaaaggaatgaaggagagaagagCTGTAGTGGTGAGAACTGTAGTGGTGAGATTCTGTATAGCTAAAAGGTGTAAGGTGTCATGTGTAAGCCTAATAAATTATGGAAATATAAAGAATGCACTAGGTTTTTCAGAAATCAAATACAACAtcactataattgtaggctaactccgtaagccgccctgcacaatcaatgaaccaacagcttCGCCTAAGCCTATACGTTCTCTCCTAGACTCGTGGACAAAGTTTGGAGTGTAGCACAAGGCAACCAGTCCAcccagtatgcataataatacagtccacactcaaaaggCAATTACTAGAATTTGTTTAATTTTGAAGTGTAGGCTAGACCAATTACATCTGATATcagttttgttttatgtttttctgcCGTGCATAATATGTGGTAGGCTATATATTGTATAAACGGCACAATCATTTAAATTTGTTTTTTAAACCTTTTTAGCCTTGCATATGCGTAAGCTcgaatatgtgtatgtatgttttgaattaatcatcaccttagaaagtgcTGTCCATTTCATTGTTTTGGGCTTTGAAACGacgaccatgttttccactcagtttcaatCTGTTGTTGAaattctttcttcaaattgatcatcacagtgaggtgagttttaaaagcacaatACTGTTTTGAAGATAAGTGTTTGTGATTTTCAACtgtatttgcattgatgtcagagtggttagaaggacaatagagccctgagtaccaggccattggTGACCTGAAGGTCATTAGCAATTTGGGTACTACCAACCAGGGCCTAAAACAAACTTTTCTGTataccagccactgtggcaggtataattattattattaaatctACTagccactcagatttttttaCCAGACAAAATATAGCTTTGCAtaattacacacaaaaaaaaaaacatgagcaTGCTtagtaatgtttctaaaacaaatgtattactagtaagaaTGTTATATATTGACCGAGTTAATATTCGGTGACCTTTGAACCAAAATAACAGAAAAAAAATTCTGCTGCCCATTTAAGGTTACCTTGGTAACAGGGCCACTCAAGTCATGTGTGCCTGTGAGAATCTCACTAGTAGAATCCGACAATGTCTGTTTTTGCTAGCAGTGGAAGCAAACTCCAACATTAAAAAGAAACCTTGTTTCTGAACAAAACAATGTCAATAGCCAAGAAAAACGGGGACCGTCTCACTGTAGTCGAATTGAGTAAATTAGAACAATTTTTATTCCTGTGCGCATTGCTTCTAAAAACAAACCTTTTAGCACTTCACACATGGTGCTCATAGCCCCCTAGACAGGTAGAATTGCTGTGCGAGGTGGGATAGCTATAACATTAGGATTCAGATTTCATTGTGCATTACCAGATATAAAACAAAATGGCATTTATTTTGGTATAAATCACAACTGGCACTTGTGCCCATACTTGACTATTTTTATGAAATGCTCACACTGTAGAGCCCTGAGTGTTACCACCTGCCAACGTGGCTAGTGAATTACACATTTAAGGCCCTGCTACCAACGCATGTCCAGAAGACAGAGGAGATTACCGTGACCGTTGTCGTTGTCATGTGGAACTTTACTGCAGCCATGACTAACTGCCGGTGTGGCGTTAATATATCCACTGCAACAACCCTACCCGTTTGAAATTTGGGACATCTCAAGGATCCCATTTAAACTTTTCCTTGGCAGACAATGAATGACATAATCAAGTCAGTCTGTATCATGGTGTCAATTTTTTCCCAAGTCCTCAAATGTCACTTCCTCTTGTCATTTCCTGCCCAGGAGCAGATTGGCCCTCATGACTATGGGCACGTGACGCACGGTGAGGGACACCCTGGTGCCTCGGGTTAATGTGGCCCCTGGCAGGACCCCGGTAGCGAGCAGGTTGGCAACCCTTTCAGTGAGCGAGTCGTGGTGCGTCCCCTGGATGCCGTGGAGGAGGCGCTGGTACATGTCGTCCTGGAGGATGAGGAGGCTCCGCGGCCGCACCAGCAGAGACAGGAGGTAGCGGCTCTCCTCAGTCTGTGGCACCTCATCCAGCTGGGGATGAAGTGAATGACAAGACGTTAGTGAACTAgttccaccaattcggtgccttttgagaagtgtaacttggtaAA from Oncorhynchus tshawytscha isolate Ot180627B linkage group LG09, Otsh_v2.0, whole genome shotgun sequence encodes the following:
- the alkbh6 gene encoding alpha-ketoglutarate-dependent dioxygenase alkB homolog 6 isoform X2, producing MLGEKLPDWLLKYCERISALGAFAGKTANHVLVNEYKPGEGIMPHEDGPLYHPTVTTISLGSHTLLDFYRPISAQELDEVPQTEESRYLLSLLVRPRSLLILQDDMYQRLLHGIQGTHHDSLTERVANLLATGVLPGATLTRGTRVSLTVRHVPIVMRANLLLGRK